The nucleotide sequence CCTTTTTCTCTTAACTGCTTTTTCAGAAGCTCCGCCATCTCAATCACATGACGGCTGATTTCAAAATACAGATTGTCTGTAAATAAAGCGTCAAACTGAATGCCCAACAGGCGTCCCTTTGCCAGGAGCGCTCCATGCTGTTTCATAATGGTCAGAAAATGTCCGGGCGCATTGCCACGAGGAAAGACCACCGCTTCTGCGCAGAGCGCTCCTGTTTTTGTTCCGCCAATGTAAAATACATCGCAAATCCGGGCGATATCTTCCAGCGTCATATCGCTTTCCCGGCTCATAAGCCCATAACCCAGACGGGCCCCGTCCAGATACAGGGGAATGTGATATGTCCGGCAGATTTCCCGTATGTCTTCCAGCTCTTTTTTCCTGTAAAGAGTTCCGTATTCCGTGGGGTGGGACAGATATACCATTCCCGGAAAAACCATATGCTCATGATTCTCATCCTGATAAAATTTTTCCAGATAACTTTTCAGTTCCTCCGGATTGATTTTTCCCCGATGAGCCGGCAGCGTCAGCACCTTATGACCGGAATATTCCAGGGCTCCCGCCTCATGAACACTGATATGGCCGCTCTCAGCCGCCAGAACTCCTTCGTAACTGCGGAGCATGGATGAAATTACCACTACATTCGTCTGAGTTCCGCCCGTCAGAAAATAAATATCGGCAT is from Lachnospiraceae bacterium JLR.KK002 and encodes:
- a CDS encoding beta-eliminating lyase-related protein yields the protein MISFESDYIAGAHPRILQKLAETNSEPLSGYGTDPYCKRACEKIRKACGAPDADIYFLTGGTQTNVVVISSMLRSYEGVLAAESGHISVHEAGALEYSGHKVLTLPAHRGKINPEELKSYLEKFYQDENHEHMVFPGMVYLSHPTEYGTLYRKKELEDIREICRTYHIPLYLDGARLGYGLMSRESDMTLEDIARICDVFYIGGTKTGALCAEAVVFPRGNAPGHFLTIMKQHGALLAKGRLLGIQFDALFTDNLYFEISRHVIEMAELLKKQLREKGCVFYLESPTNQQFIILENSRLKKLKEQVSVSFWEQADDTHTVVRLATGWSTTEEDIETLGEIL